The stretch of DNA CCGCGGCCTCGGATGCCGACGGCAACTTCCATTTCAGCGACCTGCCCCGCGGGGATGTGTACCGGGTGCCGGCCGCGGGGGGGACGCCGCGGCTCTGGCTGGAGAACGGGCCGAAGATCAGCGGGATGAAGTTCGGCGCCGATGGCTGGCTCTATGCCTGCGTCCAGGCGACCGGCACCAACGAGACGCGCCGCATCGTGGCGATCGAGCCCGGATCGAAACGGGTGGAAACCATGGCGACGGGCGTGCAGCCAAACGACCTGGTGGTGACGCGGAGCGGCCATGTGTTTTTCACCGACACCGCGGCGGGCCAGATCCAGCGGGTGCCGACGAGCGCCCGTGAGATGTCACGTCCGCCGACCGTGGCGGGGGGGATCGCCCGGCCCAACGGGATTGCGCTGAGTTCCGACGAATCGGAGCTCTGGGTCAGCGAACACGGAGGACGTCACGTCTGGCGGTTTGCCCTGAATCCGGACGGCAGTCTGGGCGGCGGCGAACGGCGGGCGGTTCTGGCGGTGCCGAACGGGGGGGCGGACAGCGGCGGGGACGGGGCGGCGACGGATGGGGAGGGGAGGGTCTGGGTGACGTCGCATCTCGGCATCCAGGTGTTCGACGGCGAAGGGCGGTCGCTCGGGGTGGTGTCGCGTCCGCAGGACAAGGGGAGCGTGAGTGTGGCATTTGGGGGGACGGGACATCGAATGCTGTACGTGTGCAGCAGCGACCGGGTGTACCGGCGGATGACGCGGACGTTGGGGCGGTAGGGCCGGTGCGATGAGGGAGCAGGGACGCTTTGCTCCCTGCTGCATGGCGGCGGGTCAGGTTCGGCGGCTACGCAGCGGGGAGGTGACGACGATAGATCTCGCGGATTTCGGCGCGCCAGCGGGCGAGGTCGTTGAGGAACGGTTCGGTGGCGGAGTAGCCGCAGCGGGTGGCGACGCGGAGCAGGGCGGCGGGGTCGTCGGGGAGGACGGCTTCGCCTTCGAAGCTCCAGCGGCGGAGGATGGATTCCATGTGGCGGAGGCGGCGGAAGTTGGCGATGAGGCGGGTGGCGTCGTCGGGGGTGAGGGCGTGCTGGTCGGCGGCGTGGCGGAGGGAGAGGAGGGTGTTGGGTTGGAACCAGCCGTGTTGGAGGGCGAGGGTCTGGGCGAGGAATTCAGCGTCGATGAGGCCGCCGGAGCCGGTTTTGAAGGCGAGGGCGTCGCGGCCCTTGGGGGTTCGTTCGAGTTCGATGCGGCGTCGCATGCGGGCGATTTCCCGATCCCAGCCGGGCTGGAGGGCGGCGAGGGGAAGGGAGGGCGTGTGGAAGTTGGTGAGGCAGCGGGCGAGGGATTCGAAGGCGCGGCCGGTGGCGTCGTGTCCGGCGACGGCGCGGGCGCGGGTGAGGGCCTGGATTTCCCAGAGCAGGGCGCGTTGACGGTAGTAGTCCTCGTGGGCCTGGAGGGTGTTGACGAGGAGGCCCTTGTCGCCGTCGGGGCGAAGGCGGGTATCGAGGGGGAAGACGGCGCCCTGGGGGGTGCGGGTGGCGAGGAGGTCGATGACTTCGTTGGCGAGTTTCTGGAGGCGCGGGAGGTCTCTGGTGTCGGTGGGGGCGACGAAGATGACATCGAGATCGGAGCCGTACACGAGTTCGGCGCCGCCGAGTTTGCCGAGGCCGATGACGGCGAAGGGCGGGGTGCGGAGGCGGGCGCGCCGGGTGACGACCTCGACGGCGTACTGGATGCAGGCTTCGGCGAGGTGGGTGAGTTCGCGGTTGGCGTGTTCGAAGTCGGCGAGGCCGAGGATGTCGCGAAGGCCGAGGCGCATGAATTCGGTTTGGAAGTAGCGCCGGAGCCAGAGGTGCTGGTCGGGATCGTCACGACCGTGGCGGAGGTCGGCGAGGGTGAGGGCGGCGTCCTTGTGGCGTTGGAGGTGGGCGCCGGCTTCGAGCTGGTCCACGAGGTCGGGTTCGCGGATGGCGAGTTCGGCGAGGAACTCGGAGCGATCGAAGAGTTTGAGGATGTGTTCGAAGACGTTGGGGCGGGCGGTCCAGAGTTCGTAGAGGGAGGCGCGGGCGCCGTAGTTGCCGATGTAGCTGTCGAGGCGGACGAGGACGCGGTCGGGATCGGAGAGCTGGAAGGGGGGGGCGTCGGGGGACGGCGTGAGCGAGGGATCGGCGGCCCGGGGCTCGGGGGCGTCGGCGGCGGGGGCGGAGGCGGGGATGCAGAGTTCGAGGAATCGGGCGAGGAGCTGGCGTCCGAGTTCGCTGGTGCGACGGGAGACATGACCGAAGCCGGGGCCTTCGAGGAAGGCGCGGACCATGCGCAGGGCCTGGTCGGGGTCACGGAAGCGATGGTGCCGGAGGAGTTCGAGCCATGTCGGAGTGTGGGGCGGATCGAAGGTGGGGGGGAAGGGATCGGCCGGGCGGGCGGCGGGGTCGGACTGGAAGACGCGTTCGTAGTGGGACCGGACCTGGCTGGTGTGACGGCGGAGGATTCGGGCGAAGGCCTTCCGGTCCGGGGCGCCCATCAGGCGGGCGATGCGGTCGAGGGCGGCGGGATCGTCGGGGAGGGTATGGGTCTGACGGAGTTCATCCATTTGCAGCCGGTGTTCGACGTCGCGGAGGAGGCGGTAGGCATCGGACAGGGCATGGGCATCGGCTTCGGGGAGCAGTTGATAATGGGCGAGTTTGTTGAGGGCTGGGAGGGTTTGATGGGATTGGAGGAACGGATTGCGACCGGCGTGGAGGACCTGGAGGGACTGGGCGATGAATTCGATTTCGCGGATTCCGCCGCGGCCGAGCTTGACGTTGCGATCGAGTTCGCCGGGCCGGACGATTTCCTGTTCGAGCCGGGCCTTCATGGCGGCCATTTCGTGGAGGATGCCTTCGCCGAGGGCGCGCGGGTACCGGAAGGGATGGATGACCTCGATGAATTCGCCGGCGAGGGACAGGCTGCCGGCGACGCCGCGGGCCTTGAGGAGCATCATGCGTTCCCAGGACTGGCCCCACTCGGCGTAGAAGTTTTCGTAGGAGTCGAGGGAGCGGACGAGGGGACCGGCGTCGCCTTCCGGGCGGAGGCGCATGTCGATGCGGAGGGCGCCGACGTCCACGCCGCGGCTGGAGGCTTCATGGATGAGGGCTTCGGCGAGCCGCTTGAAGAAGGCGTGGTTGGAGAGGACGGCGGAGGAGGTGGAGGTGCGTTGTTTGGGGGGGGTGCGGAAGGAGTAGCCCTCGTCGGTGTACAGGAAGAGGAGATCGACGTCGGAGCTGTAGTTGAGTTCCTGGCCACCGAGCTTGCCCATGCCGAGGACGCAGAAGGCGGTCTGGGTCCAGCGCTGGTCGGGGTCGTGGTGCCAGGGGGAACCCCAGCGTTCGGTGAGTTCGGGGGTGATGCGGCGGAGGATGCCCTCGAGGAAGACATCGGCGGCGTTGGAGAGTTCGAGGAGGATCTCGGGGAGGGGCGCGACCCGGGCGAGGTCGCGGGCGGCGATGCGGAGGAGTTCGCGCTGGCGCAGGCGGTGAAGTCCGTCGAGGGCGGCGGTGCGATCGGGGAGGGCGGTCAGGGTGTCGATTTCGCGATCGAGTCCCTGACGGCGGCGGGGCTGGCGGAGGGCGTCGGGATCGGTGGCTTCGGCGATCCAGTCGGGATGTTGCCGGAGGAGGCTGGTGAGCCAGCGGGAGGCGGCGAGCAGGTTGATCAGGAGCTGGCGGGGTTCGGGCGGGCCGGCTTCGAGGGGGGCGAGGTCGGCGGCCTCGGCGAGGATTTGAAGGTGATGGGTGGCGCGCCTGGGATCGGGGGCGTCTCCGAGGAGGGATTTCCAGCGCCGGGGGTCCATGGGCCGCGATTGAGCCCGAACCGGCGGGCGGCGGCACGTGCAAAGTCGGAGAGGGCGAGGCGAACGCCTCCTGACGTTGGCGACGAGAGAACTGGAGGATTGTAAATGGACGTGTCTGACCCGGTTGCCCTAGCCGGGGGCGATGACCACTTCGATGCCGCGCTGGCGGAGCCGGTCGAGGAGCGCAGCGGGGGCGGCGCGGTCGGTGACGAGGGTGTCGATGGCGTCGAGGTCGCAGAGGGGGGAAATGGAGCGGCGTCCGAACTTGGTGTGATCGAGGCAGAGGATGACCCGTCCGGCGGCGGCGATCATGGCCCGCTGGATGTCGATGAGGAGCCCGTGGGAGTTGGTGATGCCTTCGAGGGTGAGGCCGCCGCTGCTCATGATGGCGACGTCGGCGTGCATGCGGGAGAAGGTCTCGACGGCCAGCGGGCCGACCAGCACGCCGAGGCGCGGGTAGAGCACACCGCCGGACAGGAGCACTTCGACGCGCGAACTGGAGGTGAACAGGTTGGCGACCGGGAGGGAGTTGGTGATGATCTGGGGAGTACGGGATTCCAGGTGGCGGGCAACGTGGAAGACGGTGGTGCCGGCATCGAGGATGAGACTCTGGTTGGGGCGGATCAGCTCCGCGCAGGCGCGTCCGATCGCCTCCTTTTCGTCGAGTTCATGGGTATCCCGTGCGGCGAAGACGAATTCGTCGGAGCGGGGGTTGACCAGCCGGGCGCCGCCATGGGTACGGCGGACGGTGCCGCGTCCCTCGAGGGTCTGGAGGTCGCGACGGACGGTGGAGGGGGAGGCATCGACGAGTTCGGCGAGTTCGTCGAGGGACGCGAACTCGGCACGATTGAGGTGGTCTTCGATGCGGGCCTGACGTTCCTCGGCTTGCATGAGGCGGGGTTGAGAGGGCCTGAACGCGGGGAGAGTTTGGAAGATTTTGGAAGATTCTGCAAGATTTGGATTGACCCGGGAGGCGATGCCTGTCGGGATGCGGGGCATCGATACATGGCAGTAGCCTCGTCTTCCATGCCTCGGGCGGTTGTTGAGCACCTGGTGCGCCAGGAGGTGTACCGGCGTTTGGGGAAGCCTTTGCCGCGGTCGGCGGGGGGGCCGAGTCCGCTGGTGGTGAACGTGAGTGCGCGGCATTGTCACCTGACGCAGGCGGCGGTGGAGGCGTTGTTCGGGGTGGGGCATTCGTTGACGCCGTACAAGTGGTTGTACCAGGAGGGGCAGTTTGCGGCGCGGGAGACGGTGACGTTGATCGGGCCGCGGAGCCGGGTGATTTCGAACCTGCGGATCCTGGGTCCGTGCCGGAGTTTGAACCAGGTGGAGCTGGCCTATACGGATTCGATCTCGCTGGGGTTCGAGGTGCCGTTGCGGAGTTCGGGGAACATCCAGGGGACGCCTGGCTGCATGCTGATGGGGCCGGCGGGGTTTTTCGAGATGAACGAGGGGGTGATCCGGGCGCTGCGGCATGTGCACATGCATCCGGACGACGCGGTGCATCACAAGGTGAAGAACGGGGAGACGATGCGGTTGCGGGTGGGCGGCGGGTGCGGCGTGGTTTTCGAGAAGCTGCTGGTGCGGGTCGATCCGAGTTTCAAGCTGGAGGTGCACATCGACACCGACGAGGGCAACGCGTGCCATTTGCAGCCGGACACGCCCTGCGAACTGCTGCGGTAGGGTGGCGGCCGTAGGATGGCTGCGGAAGGGAACGCGGAGCGGCGCGGGAGATGGGAACGATTTGAGAGATTGGAGTGGTTGAAGCGATTCGGACAGAGCGAGACGAGAGAACTGAGCATTCCCACAGCGTATGAGCGAAGCCATCGGCATGATCGAAACGAAGGGCTTCACCGGCAGCGTCGAGGCGACCGACGCGATGGTGAAGGCCGCCAATGTAAGCGTGGCCCGGACGATCCCCATCGGGGGAGGGCTGATGACCGTCGTGGTGCGGGGCGACGTGGCCAGCGTGAAGGCCGCGGTGGATGCCGGATCACGGGCGGCGGCCAAGGTTGGCGAGCTGGTGAGTGCGCATGTGATTGCGCGTCCCCACGACGACCTGGTGAAGGGATTCCTGGCGGAGTCCGGGGCGGTCAAGGCGGCGAAGTGAGCGAAGCGAGGGCGAAGCGAGGAACGCGGAGCGGAGAGAGAGCAACCATCAACCGGGATTCGGAGATTTATGTCTCAAGCCATCGGCATGATTGAAACCAAGGGTCTGTGCGCGCTTCTGGAGGCGACGGACGCCGCGCTGAAGGCGGCGCACGTGACCTTCACCGGCTGGGAGAAGGTGGGCAGCGGATTTGTGACCGCGTTTTTCCGGGGCGACGTGGCCAGCGTGAAGGCCGCGGTGGACGCGGGCGCGGCGGCGGCCTCGTCGATCGGGCAGATTGTCTGTGTGCAGGTGATTCCGAGGCCGCACGAGGGATTGAGCGGCCTGGGGAAGTGGCTGCAGTGAGCGGGTGCCGCGGGCTGCCGGGCCGGGACGTCGGGGAGTTTTGGGCGGGCGGTGCCGCCCGACGGGTGTTGCCGGGCGCGACATCCAATCCTGCGAGGCCCGTGCCGGGCCGGCGTTGATCGTGATGAAGATTCTCGTCGCCAATCTGGGGTCCACGTCGCTGAAGTGGCGCCTGTTCGAGTTTTCGGACGGGGGCGAGCGGATGCTGCACAAGGGGGGCTTCGAGCGGGTGAGCGATTATCCGCGGGCGATCGAGGACTGCCTTGGGCAGTTGCGGGAGGGGGGGCATATCACGGACGAGCGGGAGTTGGCGGCGGTGGGGTTCAAGACGGTGATGGCGCGGGGGGTGGATGGCTGTGTGCGACTGGACGAGGCGGCGGTGCGGGCGATGGAGGCGTACAACGCGATCGCGCCGGCCCACAATCCTCCGTACATCTCGGGGGTGCGACTCTTCGCGCAACGGCTTCCGGAGGTGCCGTTGATCGGGTTGTTCGAGACGGCCTTCTACCAGTGGATTCCCGAGCCGGCGCGACGTTACGCGGTGCCCGGGGCGTGGCATGAGGCGGGGGTGCGGCGCTGGGGATTCCATGGGGCCAGCCACAAGTTCATCGCGGAACGCTCGGCGGAACTACTGGGGCGTCCGGACGTGGCGGAGCGGGCGAGGCGGCTTTATGTGGACGGGGGGAGCACGGCGGTGACGGGGCCGGAACTGCGGGTGATCTCGTGTCATCTGGGCGGGAGTTCGAGCGTGACGGGGATCCGCAACGGGGTGGCGATTGGGAACAGCCTGGGAATGAGTCCGCAGTCGGGGATTCCGCACAACAACCGGGTGGGCGATCTGGACGCCTTCGCGGTGCCGTTCGTAATGCGGACGCTGGGATTGAGTCTGGAGGAGGTCGAACGGCAGTTGTGCAAGGAGTCGGGATTGAAGGGGGTGAGCGGGGTGTCGAACGACGTGCGGGACATTCTGGCGGCGGCCGGGCAGGGCGACGCGGGGGCGAAGCGGGCGATGGAACTTTTTGTGCACGAGGTGCGGCGATGGATCGGCGCGTATCTCGTCGAGCTGGACGGGGCGGATGCCGTGGTGTTCACGGCGGGGATTGGTGAGAACCAGGGCGGTCTCCGGGCGGCGATCGTCTCCGGGATGGAGAAGCTCGGGCTGGTGCTGGATGGGGAACGCAACGCGGCGGCGCGGGGGGTGGAGGCGGAGGTGTCGGCGGCGGGTTCGCCGGTGCGGCTGCTGGTGATTCCGACCAACGAGGAATGGGTGGTGGCGCGGGAGGCGAAGCGCTTTCTGGAACGGGGATCCGGAGGATGAAGGGGGTGGACGGACGACCGGACGGACGACGAATGAACGAAGCCGCGACGATTTGACCGAACAAACCAACGACCGAACGACCGAACGACCGAACGACCGAACGCAGCGCGCAGGAGAGAATTGATATGCCACAGCAAGCCATTGGATTGATTGAAACCCGCGGTCTGGTCGCCCTCGTGGAGGCGACCGACGCCATGCTCAAGGCCGCCAATGTGGAACTGGCGGGGCCGATGACCCAGGTGGGCAACGCCCTGGTGACGGCCGCCGTGGTGGGCGACGTCGCGGCGGTGAAGGCCGCCACCGACGCCGGGGCCCAGGCGGTGAAAGCCATCAAGGGCGAACTGGTGAGCGTGCACGTGATTGCCAGGCCGCACGCCGACACCGACCAGGTTCTGCCGAGGAAGAAGTAGATGTTTCTCGCCCGGGTCGAAGGTCTGGTGGTCTGCACCAAGAAGGACGCGGCCATGAGCGGCCGGAAGCTGCTCCTGTTGCGGCCCCTGTTGGTGGACGAGAAGGACCCGACACAGTTCCGGCCGGGAATGAACACGGTGGTGGCGGTGGACAGCGTGGGGGCGGGGCAGGGGGAGACCGTGTTGTTCTGCCAGGGCAGCAGCGCGCGGCTGGCCCCGGGGATGAAGGAAGCCCCGGTGGACGCCGTGATCATCGGGATTGTCGATTCGGTGGATGTGTTCGGCAGGCAGATTTATTCGGCGCGCGCGGCGTCATGACCCATGAACCCGGCGGACCCGGCGAGCGCGGAGCGGGGCGGCGGGTGACCAGCGAGAGCGGTATTCCATGAGCACTTTGAACGAGACATTGATACGCGAGGTGGTGACCGAGGTGCTGTCGCGGCTGGGTTCCGGGGGGCGCCCCGGTTCCGGCGATGGGAGCGGCGGCGGCGGGGCGGGAGCCGGGACGTGCCGCGTGGACGGTGGAGCGGGGGGCGGAACGGGCTCGGCGAAGGGGCGTCGGGGGAGCTTCGGAGTGTTCCAGGACGCCGATGAGGCCTGCGCGGCGGCGCACGAGGCGTATCTCCAGCTTTCCGAGAAGGGCGTGGCCGGGCGGAACAAGGTCATCGGGATCGTCAAGGACCTCTGCGAACGCAACGCGGTCGAGTGGGGACGGATCGAGCTTGAGGAGACGAAGATCGGGCGGCTGGATCACAAGATCGAGAAGCTGAAGGCGCAGCGCGGCATTCCCGGGGTGGAGTTTCTGAATCCGTACGGATTGAGCGGCGATCACGGGATCACCCTGGAGGAGTATGCCCCGTTCGGGGTGGTGGGGGCGGTGACGCCGAGCACGCATTCGATCCCGACGATGGCGTGCAACATCATCAGCCTGGCGGCGGCTGGGAACTCGGCGGTGTTCAATGCCCATCCCTCGGCCTACCGGTGCGCGGTGACGGCGGCGCGGGAATTCAACCGGGCGATCCATCGGGAACTGGGGATCGAGAACCTGGCCTGCATCGTCGAGCCGCCGACCCTGGAATCCTTTGCCGCCATCGGG from Verrucomicrobiia bacterium encodes:
- a CDS encoding EutN/CcmL family microcompartment protein, giving the protein MFLARVEGLVVCTKKDAAMSGRKLLLLRPLLVDEKDPTQFRPGMNTVVAVDSVGAGQGETVLFCQGSSARLAPGMKEAPVDAVIIGIVDSVDVFGRQIYSARAAS
- a CDS encoding BMC domain-containing protein; the encoded protein is MSEAIGMIETKGFTGSVEATDAMVKAANVSVARTIPIGGGLMTVVVRGDVASVKAAVDAGSRAAAKVGELVSAHVIARPHDDLVKGFLAESGAVKAAK
- a CDS encoding DeoR/GlpR transcriptional regulator translates to MQAEERQARIEDHLNRAEFASLDELAELVDASPSTVRRDLQTLEGRGTVRRTHGGARLVNPRSDEFVFAARDTHELDEKEAIGRACAELIRPNQSLILDAGTTVFHVARHLESRTPQIITNSLPVANLFTSSSRVEVLLSGGVLYPRLGVLVGPLAVETFSRMHADVAIMSSGGLTLEGITNSHGLLIDIQRAMIAAAGRVILCLDHTKFGRRSISPLCDLDAIDTLVTDRAAPAALLDRLRQRGIEVVIAPG
- a CDS encoding BMC domain-containing protein, which encodes MPQQAIGLIETRGLVALVEATDAMLKAANVELAGPMTQVGNALVTAAVVGDVAAVKAATDAGAQAVKAIKGELVSVHVIARPHADTDQVLPRKK
- the glnE gene encoding bifunctional [glutamate--ammonia ligase]-adenylyl-L-tyrosine phosphorylase/[glutamate--ammonia-ligase] adenylyltransferase, which codes for MDPRRWKSLLGDAPDPRRATHHLQILAEAADLAPLEAGPPEPRQLLINLLAASRWLTSLLRQHPDWIAEATDPDALRQPRRRQGLDREIDTLTALPDRTAALDGLHRLRQRELLRIAARDLARVAPLPEILLELSNAADVFLEGILRRITPELTERWGSPWHHDPDQRWTQTAFCVLGMGKLGGQELNYSSDVDLLFLYTDEGYSFRTPPKQRTSTSSAVLSNHAFFKRLAEALIHEASSRGVDVGALRIDMRLRPEGDAGPLVRSLDSYENFYAEWGQSWERMMLLKARGVAGSLSLAGEFIEVIHPFRYPRALGEGILHEMAAMKARLEQEIVRPGELDRNVKLGRGGIREIEFIAQSLQVLHAGRNPFLQSHQTLPALNKLAHYQLLPEADAHALSDAYRLLRDVEHRLQMDELRQTHTLPDDPAALDRIARLMGAPDRKAFARILRRHTSQVRSHYERVFQSDPAARPADPFPPTFDPPHTPTWLELLRHHRFRDPDQALRMVRAFLEGPGFGHVSRRTSELGRQLLARFLELCIPASAPAADAPEPRAADPSLTPSPDAPPFQLSDPDRVLVRLDSYIGNYGARASLYELWTARPNVFEHILKLFDRSEFLAELAIREPDLVDQLEAGAHLQRHKDAALTLADLRHGRDDPDQHLWLRRYFQTEFMRLGLRDILGLADFEHANRELTHLAEACIQYAVEVVTRRARLRTPPFAVIGLGKLGGAELVYGSDLDVIFVAPTDTRDLPRLQKLANEVIDLLATRTPQGAVFPLDTRLRPDGDKGLLVNTLQAHEDYYRQRALLWEIQALTRARAVAGHDATGRAFESLARCLTNFHTPSLPLAALQPGWDREIARMRRRIELERTPKGRDALAFKTGSGGLIDAEFLAQTLALQHGWFQPNTLLSLRHAADQHALTPDDATRLIANFRRLRHMESILRRWSFEGEAVLPDDPAALLRVATRCGYSATEPFLNDLARWRAEIREIYRRHLPAA
- a CDS encoding BMC domain-containing protein; this encodes MSQAIGMIETKGLCALLEATDAALKAAHVTFTGWEKVGSGFVTAFFRGDVASVKAAVDAGAAAASSIGQIVCVQVIPRPHEGLSGLGKWLQ
- a CDS encoding phosphate propanoyltransferase: MAVASSSMPRAVVEHLVRQEVYRRLGKPLPRSAGGPSPLVVNVSARHCHLTQAAVEALFGVGHSLTPYKWLYQEGQFAARETVTLIGPRSRVISNLRILGPCRSLNQVELAYTDSISLGFEVPLRSSGNIQGTPGCMLMGPAGFFEMNEGVIRALRHVHMHPDDAVHHKVKNGETMRLRVGGGCGVVFEKLLVRVDPSFKLEVHIDTDEGNACHLQPDTPCELLR
- a CDS encoding acetate kinase, yielding MKILVANLGSTSLKWRLFEFSDGGERMLHKGGFERVSDYPRAIEDCLGQLREGGHITDERELAAVGFKTVMARGVDGCVRLDEAAVRAMEAYNAIAPAHNPPYISGVRLFAQRLPEVPLIGLFETAFYQWIPEPARRYAVPGAWHEAGVRRWGFHGASHKFIAERSAELLGRPDVAERARRLYVDGGSTAVTGPELRVISCHLGGSSSVTGIRNGVAIGNSLGMSPQSGIPHNNRVGDLDAFAVPFVMRTLGLSLEEVERQLCKESGLKGVSGVSNDVRDILAAAGQGDAGAKRAMELFVHEVRRWIGAYLVELDGADAVVFTAGIGENQGGLRAAIVSGMEKLGLVLDGERNAAARGVEAEVSAAGSPVRLLVIPTNEEWVVAREAKRFLERGSGG